A window of the Salarias fasciatus chromosome 7, fSalaFa1.1, whole genome shotgun sequence genome harbors these coding sequences:
- the frmd4a gene encoding FERM domain-containing protein 4A isoform X3, protein MEAVLLGLDEAVCTRQGLLWTLTSTAIRRLRVQARNLPRPLHLIHTPRCVSRPLYQMTEGRRCQVHLLDDRKLELLVQPKLMAKDLLDLVASHFNLKEKEYFGIAYTDETGHFSWLQLDRRVLEHEFPKKSGPIVLYFCVRFYIESISYLKDNATIELFFLNAKSIIYKELIEVDSEVVFELASYILQEAKGDFTSNDATRSDLKKLPALPTQALKEHPSLAYCEDRVIEHYKKLSGQSRGQAIVNYMSIVESLPTYGVHYYAVKDKQGIPWWLGLSYKGIFQYDHQDKVKPRKVFQWRQLENLYFREKKFSVEVHDPRSRASVTRRTFGHSGIAVHTWYACPALIKSIWAMAISQHQFYLDRKQSKSKIHAARSLSEIAIDLTETGTLKTSKLANMGSKGKIISGSSGSLLSSGSQESDSSQTAKKDMLAALRARQEALEETLRQRLEELKSICIREAELTGKLPKEYPLDPGEEPPTVRRKIGTAFKLDEQKILPKGEEEELERLEREFAIQSQITEAARRLASDPHVSSKKLKKQRKTSYLNALKKLQEIENSINEYRVRSGKKPTQRASLIIEEANICSEDSSLSDALVLDDDDPQVTGTPTFSPVASPHKGLPPRPPSHSRPPPPQSLDGLRHLHYTRSDYDKSPIKPKMWSESSLDEPYEKVKKRSSHSRRFPSSGSAEAGGSNSLQSSPIRSLPHWNSQSSMPSTPDLRTRNTHYVHSTRSVDISPTRLHSLAQHFRNRSSSLESQGKLLVSDPDAHPHTLGSPDFFLGPGRSSNGSDPLDDCSSCTSQSSSEHYYPSGGPPGSNPNYSTLGEDSPSKARQRQRQRHRSAGHLGSSNSGSMPNLAAKNGSGGGSGGGGIGGGHHGVYLHSQSQPSSQYRIKEYPLYVEGSPNPVVVRSLESDQEGHYSVKAQFKTSSSYTAGGLYKEAWGGEEGGEGSGRLTPSRSQIVRTPSLGREGGGGGGGGRAAVSEELRCWYQRSSGSLKERSHSHSGSTSSETGSQQGTLGHGRGSRVGTLAKGSPAASPHSQRSMTPSSEHAVTPTPPCSPQHILNWQSGSFSDSCFLSSPLCSELADVQWYGQDKAKPGTLV, encoded by the exons aTGACAGAGGGAAGGCGATGTCAGGTCCATCTCCTGGACGACAGGAAGCTGGAGCTCCTCGTACAG CCCAAGCTGATGGCAAAGGATTTGCTGGACCTAGTAGCCTCTCACTTCAACCTAAAGGAGAAGGAGTACTTTGGAATCGCATACACGGATGAAAC GGGCCATTTTAgctggctgcagctggaccGCCGGGTATTAGAACATGAATTCCCCAAGAAGTCCGGCCCTATTGTCCTCTATTTCTGCGTCAG gTTCTACATTGAAAGTATATCCTACCTGAAGGACAATGCAACCATTGAGCTGTTCTTTCTTAATGCCAAGTCCATCATCTACAAG GAACTCATCGAAGTAGACAGTGAGGTTGTCTTCGAATTGGCCTCCTACATTCTACAA GAGGCGAAAGGCGATTTCACCAG TAACGATGCAACCAGGTCTGACCTGAAAAAGTTGCCTGCTCTGCCCACCCAGGCCCTAAAGGAACACCCGTCTCTGGCCTACTG TGAAGACAGAGTCATAGAGCATTACAAGAAGCTCAGTGGGCAGTCCAGAGGCCAGGCTATTGtaaa TTATATGAGCATTGTGGAGTCTCTGCCCACATATGGAGTGCATTACTACGCTGTAAAG GACAAACAGGGGATCCCGTGGTGGTTAGGACTGAGCTATAAAGGCATCTTTCAGTATGACCACCAGGACAAAGTTAAACCCAGGAAG GTGTTCCAATGGCGGCAGCTGGAGAACCTCTACTTCAGAGAGAAGAAGTTTTCAGTAGAAGTTCATGACCCCAGGAG TAGGGCGTCGGTAACGAGAAGGACGTTCGGCCACAGCGGCATCGCCGTGCATACCTGGTACGCCTGTCCCGCCCTCATCAAATCCATCTGGGCCATGGCCATCAGCCAGCACCAGTTCTACCTGGACCGCAAGCAAAGCAAG TCAAAGATCCATGCAGCACGGAGTTTAAGTGAGATTGCAATAGATCTTACGGAAACAGGAACTTTGAAGACGTCCAAACTGGCCAACATGGGCAGCAAGGGAAAGATCATCAGCGGCAGCAGTGGCAGTCTTCTGTCCTCAG GCTCTCAGGAATCGGACAGCTCCCAGACAGCTAAGAAAGACATGCTGGCAGCGCTGAGGGCCAGACAGGAAGCTCTGGAAGAAACACTAAGACAGAGACTAGAGGAACTGAAGAGCATCTGCATAAGAGAGGCG GAGCTGACAGGAAAACTTCCAAAAGAGTATCCCTTAGATCCAGGAGAGGAGCCTCCTACTGTGAGACGGAAGATCGGCACTGCCTTCAAATTGGACGAGCAGAAAATCCTACCTAAGGGCGAG gaagaGGAGCTTGAGCGTTTGGAGCGGGAGTTTGCCATCCAGTCGCAGATTACAGAGGCAGCCCGGCGTCTTGCCAGCGATCCTCACGTGAGCAGCaagaagctgaagaagcagaggaagacttcTTATCTAAACGCACTGAAGAAGCTCCAGGAAATTGAGAACTCCATCAATGAGTACCGAGTCCGCTCCGGCAAGAAACCCACGCAGAGGGCATCACTTATCATAGAAG AAGCCAACATTTGCTCTGAAGACAGCTCACTGTCTGATGCACTGGTCTTAGATGACG ATGATCCTCAAGTCACAGGTACTCCAACCTTTTCTCCGGTAGCATCGCCTCACAAGGGCCTGCCTCCGCGGCCGCCGTCCCACAGCCGGCCCCCTCCGCCGCAGTCCCTGGACGGTCTGCGACACCTGCACTACACGCGCTCCGACTACGATAAATCCCCAATCAAACCCAAGATGTGGAGTGAATCGTCGCTGGACGAGCCCTACGAAAAAGTGAAGAAGCGCTCCTCTCACTCCAG GCGTTTCCCCAGCTCGGGCAGTGCAGAAGCAGGGGGCAGCAACTCCTTGCAGAGCAGCCCCATCAGGAGTCTCCCTCACTGGAACTCTCAGTCCAGCATGCCATCGACCCCGGACCTGAGAACCAGGAACACACACTATGTACATTCCACCAG GTCAGTGGACATCAGTCCCACACGTCTGCACAGTCTCGCTCAGCACTTTAGGAACCGCAGCTCCAGCCTGGAGTCCCAGGGCAAGCTGCTGGTGTCCGATCCggacgcacacccacacacgctaGGCAGCCCGGACTTCTTCCTGGGTCCTGGACGCAGCTCCAATGGCTCCGACCCCCTGGACGACTGCTCCTCCTGCACCAGCCAAAGCAGCTCAGAGCATTACTACCCCTCCGGCGGACCCCCTGGCAGCAACCCAAACTATTCTACTCTGGGAGAGGACTCACCCTCCAAAgccagacagagacagaggcaaAGGCACAG GTCTGCAGGCCATTTGGGATCCTCTAACTCCGGTTCAATGCCAAACCTGGCAGCTAAGAACGGCTCGGGTGGAGGTTCGGGCGGCGGCGGGATAGGAGGCGGACACCACGGAGTCTACCTGCACAGCCAGAGCCAGCCCTCGTCCCAGTACCGCATCAAAGAGTATCCGCTATACGTGGAGGGCAGCCCCAACCCCGTGGTGGTGCGCAGCTTGGAGAGCGACCAGGAGGGCCACTACAGCGTCAAGGCTCAGTTCAAGACCTCCAGCTCCTACACGGCCGGGGGACTGTACAAGGAGGCCTGGGGGggcgaggaggggggagaggggagcGGCCGACTCACGCCGTCGCGCTCTCAGATCGTACGGACTCCGTCGCTGGGGCGAGAGgggggcggaggcggcggcggggggagggcGGCGGTGTCCGAGGAGCTGCGGTGCTGGTACCAGAGGTCTTCAGGGAGCCTGAAGGAGAGGAGTCACTCACATTCAGGATCCACATCATCCGAGACCGGGTCACAGCAAGGCACTCTGGGACACGGTCGAGGGAGTCGAGTTGGGACACTCGCCAAGGGCTCACCAG ctGCATCCCCGCACAGCCAGAGGAGCATGACGCCCTCCAGCGAGCACGCAGTCACACCCACACCCCCCTGTAGCCCACAGCACATCCTCAACTGGCAGAGCGG gTCTTTCAGTGACAGCTGTTTCCTCAGCAGCCCGCTGTGCTCAGAGCTGGCAGACGTGCAGTGGTACGGACAAGACAAGGCCAAACCCGGAACGCTGGTCTGA
- the frmd4a gene encoding FERM domain-containing protein 4A isoform X7, translating into MLMDVFMTEGRRCQVHLLDDRKLELLVQPKLMAKDLLDLVASHFNLKEKEYFGIAYTDETGHFSWLQLDRRVLEHEFPKKSGPIVLYFCVRFYIESISYLKDNATIELFFLNAKSIIYKELIEVDSEVVFELASYILQEAKGDFTSNDATRSDLKKLPALPTQALKEHPSLAYCEDRVIEHYKKLSGQSRGQAIVNYMSIVESLPTYGVHYYAVKDKQGIPWWLGLSYKGIFQYDHQDKVKPRKVFQWRQLENLYFREKKFSVEVHDPRSRASVTRRTFGHSGIAVHTWYACPALIKSIWAMAISQHQFYLDRKQSKSKIHAARSLSEIAIDLTETGTLKTSKLANMGSKGKIISGSSGSLLSSGSQESDSSQTAKKDMLAALRARQEALEETLRQRLEELKSICIREAELTGKLPKEYPLDPGEEPPTVRRKIGTAFKLDEQKILPKGEEEELERLEREFAIQSQITEAARRLASDPHVSSKKLKKQRKTSYLNALKKLQEIENSINEYRVRSGKKPTQRASLIIEEANICSEDSSLSDALVLDDDDPQVTGTPTFSPVASPHKGLPPRPPSHSRPPPPQSLDGLRHLHYTRSDYDKSPIKPKMWSESSLDEPYEKVKKRSSHSSHRRFPSSGSAEAGGSNSLQSSPIRSLPHWNSQSSMPSTPDLRTRNTHYVHSTRSVDISPTRLHSLAQHFRNRSSSLESQGKLLVSDPDAHPHTLGSPDFFLGPGRSSNGSDPLDDCSSCTSQSSSEHYYPSGGPPGSNPNYSTLGEDSPSKARQRQRQRHRSAGHLGSSNSGSMPNLAAKNGSGGGSGGGGIGGGHHGVYLHSQSQPSSQYRIKEYPLYVEGSPNPVVVRSLESDQEGHYSVKAQFKTSSSYTAGGLYKEAWGGEEGGEGSGRLTPSRSQIVRTPSLGREGGGGGGGGRAAVSEELRCWYQRSSGSLKERSHSHSGSTSSETGSQQGTLGHGRGSRVGTLAKGSPAASPHSQRSMTPSSEHAVTPTPPCSPQHILNWQSGSFSDSCFLSSPLCSELADVQWYGQDKAKPGTLV; encoded by the exons aTGACAGAGGGAAGGCGATGTCAGGTCCATCTCCTGGACGACAGGAAGCTGGAGCTCCTCGTACAG CCCAAGCTGATGGCAAAGGATTTGCTGGACCTAGTAGCCTCTCACTTCAACCTAAAGGAGAAGGAGTACTTTGGAATCGCATACACGGATGAAAC GGGCCATTTTAgctggctgcagctggaccGCCGGGTATTAGAACATGAATTCCCCAAGAAGTCCGGCCCTATTGTCCTCTATTTCTGCGTCAG gTTCTACATTGAAAGTATATCCTACCTGAAGGACAATGCAACCATTGAGCTGTTCTTTCTTAATGCCAAGTCCATCATCTACAAG GAACTCATCGAAGTAGACAGTGAGGTTGTCTTCGAATTGGCCTCCTACATTCTACAA GAGGCGAAAGGCGATTTCACCAG TAACGATGCAACCAGGTCTGACCTGAAAAAGTTGCCTGCTCTGCCCACCCAGGCCCTAAAGGAACACCCGTCTCTGGCCTACTG TGAAGACAGAGTCATAGAGCATTACAAGAAGCTCAGTGGGCAGTCCAGAGGCCAGGCTATTGtaaa TTATATGAGCATTGTGGAGTCTCTGCCCACATATGGAGTGCATTACTACGCTGTAAAG GACAAACAGGGGATCCCGTGGTGGTTAGGACTGAGCTATAAAGGCATCTTTCAGTATGACCACCAGGACAAAGTTAAACCCAGGAAG GTGTTCCAATGGCGGCAGCTGGAGAACCTCTACTTCAGAGAGAAGAAGTTTTCAGTAGAAGTTCATGACCCCAGGAG TAGGGCGTCGGTAACGAGAAGGACGTTCGGCCACAGCGGCATCGCCGTGCATACCTGGTACGCCTGTCCCGCCCTCATCAAATCCATCTGGGCCATGGCCATCAGCCAGCACCAGTTCTACCTGGACCGCAAGCAAAGCAAG TCAAAGATCCATGCAGCACGGAGTTTAAGTGAGATTGCAATAGATCTTACGGAAACAGGAACTTTGAAGACGTCCAAACTGGCCAACATGGGCAGCAAGGGAAAGATCATCAGCGGCAGCAGTGGCAGTCTTCTGTCCTCAG GCTCTCAGGAATCGGACAGCTCCCAGACAGCTAAGAAAGACATGCTGGCAGCGCTGAGGGCCAGACAGGAAGCTCTGGAAGAAACACTAAGACAGAGACTAGAGGAACTGAAGAGCATCTGCATAAGAGAGGCG GAGCTGACAGGAAAACTTCCAAAAGAGTATCCCTTAGATCCAGGAGAGGAGCCTCCTACTGTGAGACGGAAGATCGGCACTGCCTTCAAATTGGACGAGCAGAAAATCCTACCTAAGGGCGAG gaagaGGAGCTTGAGCGTTTGGAGCGGGAGTTTGCCATCCAGTCGCAGATTACAGAGGCAGCCCGGCGTCTTGCCAGCGATCCTCACGTGAGCAGCaagaagctgaagaagcagaggaagacttcTTATCTAAACGCACTGAAGAAGCTCCAGGAAATTGAGAACTCCATCAATGAGTACCGAGTCCGCTCCGGCAAGAAACCCACGCAGAGGGCATCACTTATCATAGAAG AAGCCAACATTTGCTCTGAAGACAGCTCACTGTCTGATGCACTGGTCTTAGATGACG ATGATCCTCAAGTCACAGGTACTCCAACCTTTTCTCCGGTAGCATCGCCTCACAAGGGCCTGCCTCCGCGGCCGCCGTCCCACAGCCGGCCCCCTCCGCCGCAGTCCCTGGACGGTCTGCGACACCTGCACTACACGCGCTCCGACTACGATAAATCCCCAATCAAACCCAAGATGTGGAGTGAATCGTCGCTGGACGAGCCCTACGAAAAAGTGAAGAAGCGCTCCTCTCACTCCAG TCACAGGCGTTTCCCCAGCTCGGGCAGTGCAGAAGCAGGGGGCAGCAACTCCTTGCAGAGCAGCCCCATCAGGAGTCTCCCTCACTGGAACTCTCAGTCCAGCATGCCATCGACCCCGGACCTGAGAACCAGGAACACACACTATGTACATTCCACCAG GTCAGTGGACATCAGTCCCACACGTCTGCACAGTCTCGCTCAGCACTTTAGGAACCGCAGCTCCAGCCTGGAGTCCCAGGGCAAGCTGCTGGTGTCCGATCCggacgcacacccacacacgctaGGCAGCCCGGACTTCTTCCTGGGTCCTGGACGCAGCTCCAATGGCTCCGACCCCCTGGACGACTGCTCCTCCTGCACCAGCCAAAGCAGCTCAGAGCATTACTACCCCTCCGGCGGACCCCCTGGCAGCAACCCAAACTATTCTACTCTGGGAGAGGACTCACCCTCCAAAgccagacagagacagaggcaaAGGCACAG GTCTGCAGGCCATTTGGGATCCTCTAACTCCGGTTCAATGCCAAACCTGGCAGCTAAGAACGGCTCGGGTGGAGGTTCGGGCGGCGGCGGGATAGGAGGCGGACACCACGGAGTCTACCTGCACAGCCAGAGCCAGCCCTCGTCCCAGTACCGCATCAAAGAGTATCCGCTATACGTGGAGGGCAGCCCCAACCCCGTGGTGGTGCGCAGCTTGGAGAGCGACCAGGAGGGCCACTACAGCGTCAAGGCTCAGTTCAAGACCTCCAGCTCCTACACGGCCGGGGGACTGTACAAGGAGGCCTGGGGGggcgaggaggggggagaggggagcGGCCGACTCACGCCGTCGCGCTCTCAGATCGTACGGACTCCGTCGCTGGGGCGAGAGgggggcggaggcggcggcggggggagggcGGCGGTGTCCGAGGAGCTGCGGTGCTGGTACCAGAGGTCTTCAGGGAGCCTGAAGGAGAGGAGTCACTCACATTCAGGATCCACATCATCCGAGACCGGGTCACAGCAAGGCACTCTGGGACACGGTCGAGGGAGTCGAGTTGGGACACTCGCCAAGGGCTCACCAG ctGCATCCCCGCACAGCCAGAGGAGCATGACGCCCTCCAGCGAGCACGCAGTCACACCCACACCCCCCTGTAGCCCACAGCACATCCTCAACTGGCAGAGCGG gTCTTTCAGTGACAGCTGTTTCCTCAGCAGCCCGCTGTGCTCAGAGCTGGCAGACGTGCAGTGGTACGGACAAGACAAGGCCAAACCCGGAACGCTGGTCTGA
- the frmd4a gene encoding FERM domain-containing protein 4A isoform X6, which translates to MVVQGAVTPGRTRRLMLKLPVGTLRRNSGERMTEGRRCQVHLLDDRKLELLVQPKLMAKDLLDLVASHFNLKEKEYFGIAYTDETGHFSWLQLDRRVLEHEFPKKSGPIVLYFCVRFYIESISYLKDNATIELFFLNAKSIIYKELIEVDSEVVFELASYILQEAKGDFTSNDATRSDLKKLPALPTQALKEHPSLAYCEDRVIEHYKKLSGQSRGQAIVNYMSIVESLPTYGVHYYAVKDKQGIPWWLGLSYKGIFQYDHQDKVKPRKVFQWRQLENLYFREKKFSVEVHDPRRASVTRRTFGHSGIAVHTWYACPALIKSIWAMAISQHQFYLDRKQSKSKIHAARSLSEIAIDLTETGTLKTSKLANMGSKGKIISGSSGSLLSSGSQESDSSQTAKKDMLAALRARQEALEETLRQRLEELKSICIREAELTGKLPKEYPLDPGEEPPTVRRKIGTAFKLDEQKILPKGEEEELERLEREFAIQSQITEAARRLASDPHVSSKKLKKQRKTSYLNALKKLQEIENSINEYRVRSGKKPTQRASLIIEEANICSEDSSLSDALVLDDDDPQVTGTPTFSPVASPHKGLPPRPPSHSRPPPPQSLDGLRHLHYTRSDYDKSPIKPKMWSESSLDEPYEKVKKRSSHSSHRRFPSSGSAEAGGSNSLQSSPIRSLPHWNSQSSMPSTPDLRTRNTHYVHSTRSVDISPTRLHSLAQHFRNRSSSLESQGKLLVSDPDAHPHTLGSPDFFLGPGRSSNGSDPLDDCSSCTSQSSSEHYYPSGGPPGSNPNYSTLGEDSPSKARQRQRQRHRSAGHLGSSNSGSMPNLAAKNGSGGGSGGGGIGGGHHGVYLHSQSQPSSQYRIKEYPLYVEGSPNPVVVRSLESDQEGHYSVKAQFKTSSSYTAGGLYKEAWGGEEGGEGSGRLTPSRSQIVRTPSLGREGGGGGGGGRAAVSEELRCWYQRSSGSLKERSHSHSGSTSSETGSQQGTLGHGRGSRVGTLAKGSPAASPHSQRSMTPSSEHAVTPTPPCSPQHILNWQSGSFSDSCFLSSPLCSELADVQWYGQDKAKPGTLV; encoded by the exons aTGACAGAGGGAAGGCGATGTCAGGTCCATCTCCTGGACGACAGGAAGCTGGAGCTCCTCGTACAG CCCAAGCTGATGGCAAAGGATTTGCTGGACCTAGTAGCCTCTCACTTCAACCTAAAGGAGAAGGAGTACTTTGGAATCGCATACACGGATGAAAC GGGCCATTTTAgctggctgcagctggaccGCCGGGTATTAGAACATGAATTCCCCAAGAAGTCCGGCCCTATTGTCCTCTATTTCTGCGTCAG gTTCTACATTGAAAGTATATCCTACCTGAAGGACAATGCAACCATTGAGCTGTTCTTTCTTAATGCCAAGTCCATCATCTACAAG GAACTCATCGAAGTAGACAGTGAGGTTGTCTTCGAATTGGCCTCCTACATTCTACAA GAGGCGAAAGGCGATTTCACCAG TAACGATGCAACCAGGTCTGACCTGAAAAAGTTGCCTGCTCTGCCCACCCAGGCCCTAAAGGAACACCCGTCTCTGGCCTACTG TGAAGACAGAGTCATAGAGCATTACAAGAAGCTCAGTGGGCAGTCCAGAGGCCAGGCTATTGtaaa TTATATGAGCATTGTGGAGTCTCTGCCCACATATGGAGTGCATTACTACGCTGTAAAG GACAAACAGGGGATCCCGTGGTGGTTAGGACTGAGCTATAAAGGCATCTTTCAGTATGACCACCAGGACAAAGTTAAACCCAGGAAG GTGTTCCAATGGCGGCAGCTGGAGAACCTCTACTTCAGAGAGAAGAAGTTTTCAGTAGAAGTTCATGACCCCAGGAG GGCGTCGGTAACGAGAAGGACGTTCGGCCACAGCGGCATCGCCGTGCATACCTGGTACGCCTGTCCCGCCCTCATCAAATCCATCTGGGCCATGGCCATCAGCCAGCACCAGTTCTACCTGGACCGCAAGCAAAGCAAG TCAAAGATCCATGCAGCACGGAGTTTAAGTGAGATTGCAATAGATCTTACGGAAACAGGAACTTTGAAGACGTCCAAACTGGCCAACATGGGCAGCAAGGGAAAGATCATCAGCGGCAGCAGTGGCAGTCTTCTGTCCTCAG GCTCTCAGGAATCGGACAGCTCCCAGACAGCTAAGAAAGACATGCTGGCAGCGCTGAGGGCCAGACAGGAAGCTCTGGAAGAAACACTAAGACAGAGACTAGAGGAACTGAAGAGCATCTGCATAAGAGAGGCG GAGCTGACAGGAAAACTTCCAAAAGAGTATCCCTTAGATCCAGGAGAGGAGCCTCCTACTGTGAGACGGAAGATCGGCACTGCCTTCAAATTGGACGAGCAGAAAATCCTACCTAAGGGCGAG gaagaGGAGCTTGAGCGTTTGGAGCGGGAGTTTGCCATCCAGTCGCAGATTACAGAGGCAGCCCGGCGTCTTGCCAGCGATCCTCACGTGAGCAGCaagaagctgaagaagcagaggaagacttcTTATCTAAACGCACTGAAGAAGCTCCAGGAAATTGAGAACTCCATCAATGAGTACCGAGTCCGCTCCGGCAAGAAACCCACGCAGAGGGCATCACTTATCATAGAAG AAGCCAACATTTGCTCTGAAGACAGCTCACTGTCTGATGCACTGGTCTTAGATGACG ATGATCCTCAAGTCACAGGTACTCCAACCTTTTCTCCGGTAGCATCGCCTCACAAGGGCCTGCCTCCGCGGCCGCCGTCCCACAGCCGGCCCCCTCCGCCGCAGTCCCTGGACGGTCTGCGACACCTGCACTACACGCGCTCCGACTACGATAAATCCCCAATCAAACCCAAGATGTGGAGTGAATCGTCGCTGGACGAGCCCTACGAAAAAGTGAAGAAGCGCTCCTCTCACTCCAG TCACAGGCGTTTCCCCAGCTCGGGCAGTGCAGAAGCAGGGGGCAGCAACTCCTTGCAGAGCAGCCCCATCAGGAGTCTCCCTCACTGGAACTCTCAGTCCAGCATGCCATCGACCCCGGACCTGAGAACCAGGAACACACACTATGTACATTCCACCAG GTCAGTGGACATCAGTCCCACACGTCTGCACAGTCTCGCTCAGCACTTTAGGAACCGCAGCTCCAGCCTGGAGTCCCAGGGCAAGCTGCTGGTGTCCGATCCggacgcacacccacacacgctaGGCAGCCCGGACTTCTTCCTGGGTCCTGGACGCAGCTCCAATGGCTCCGACCCCCTGGACGACTGCTCCTCCTGCACCAGCCAAAGCAGCTCAGAGCATTACTACCCCTCCGGCGGACCCCCTGGCAGCAACCCAAACTATTCTACTCTGGGAGAGGACTCACCCTCCAAAgccagacagagacagaggcaaAGGCACAG GTCTGCAGGCCATTTGGGATCCTCTAACTCCGGTTCAATGCCAAACCTGGCAGCTAAGAACGGCTCGGGTGGAGGTTCGGGCGGCGGCGGGATAGGAGGCGGACACCACGGAGTCTACCTGCACAGCCAGAGCCAGCCCTCGTCCCAGTACCGCATCAAAGAGTATCCGCTATACGTGGAGGGCAGCCCCAACCCCGTGGTGGTGCGCAGCTTGGAGAGCGACCAGGAGGGCCACTACAGCGTCAAGGCTCAGTTCAAGACCTCCAGCTCCTACACGGCCGGGGGACTGTACAAGGAGGCCTGGGGGggcgaggaggggggagaggggagcGGCCGACTCACGCCGTCGCGCTCTCAGATCGTACGGACTCCGTCGCTGGGGCGAGAGgggggcggaggcggcggcggggggagggcGGCGGTGTCCGAGGAGCTGCGGTGCTGGTACCAGAGGTCTTCAGGGAGCCTGAAGGAGAGGAGTCACTCACATTCAGGATCCACATCATCCGAGACCGGGTCACAGCAAGGCACTCTGGGACACGGTCGAGGGAGTCGAGTTGGGACACTCGCCAAGGGCTCACCAG ctGCATCCCCGCACAGCCAGAGGAGCATGACGCCCTCCAGCGAGCACGCAGTCACACCCACACCCCCCTGTAGCCCACAGCACATCCTCAACTGGCAGAGCGG gTCTTTCAGTGACAGCTGTTTCCTCAGCAGCCCGCTGTGCTCAGAGCTGGCAGACGTGCAGTGGTACGGACAAGACAAGGCCAAACCCGGAACGCTGGTCTGA